A window of Benincasa hispida cultivar B227 chromosome 9, ASM972705v1, whole genome shotgun sequence genomic DNA:
caaatttaagtaAGGTCcaatttaacctaaaattatatgaaaaatacATCATAGGCCACGCTCAAGATTCATTTCAGTGCATACCACACAATAGTTCAATCATTATGGTGCTTCGAGTAGTAGGcagagttaaaaagaaaaaagagtagAACGTGAAAAGGAAGCTGAAATGGCTTAACAAAGAATGAAGcataataaaaaatcatttggaaatgTAATTTTGCACCTTTTAAGAGGGGCACACAAgaataattaaaaggaaaaaaaatgatataatgAAGAGTTTTGTAAAAATGAGAATGAGAAATAGGAAGAGCGGGAAAAAAGGGCCTACAAACCCTGTTCGATGAGATAATCTCCCAACCTTTCAACCACCATATTGCATTGTCCTGGAGTTACTGGTTCATCGTATATTCCAATTATCACCGCCTTCTCAGTTTTCTTCACCGTTATTCCCCCAGCACCCTATTCAACAACCAACATTATTCCATTttaccattcattaactaactaactaactatatatatataaattcataCATACATGTAACATCTATATGTGAAACttaatttcacatttttttaagggaaaaaaacaaaaaaattataccaAAGTGAGCCTAACTCagatttataataaataataaatgtataatatcgaaaaaaaaaaaatgaggttCGAATCTCGAATTTCATgttgtattaattaaaaaaaaagtatgaatGCTAATATagtagaagagaaaatgaacCTTTTTGCCACGAACAACGGCTCCGGGCTCTCCTTGAATAACCATGTATTTAGTGCCACCAAGGTGTAAACCAGTTGGTGCAAGAGAACCAGGTTCATCAAAATCCTTCATAATCGCAGATATCTCATTCGCCTTAAACTGCAAATTCATTAATTACCCTATCGGTTATATATGATTAACCTCTAAATTAATGCCACCCCCATGTTAAAAACCAACAATACCTTTTTTAtatgtaaattagatttataacACATTACATTACTTTCAAAGCTAATTCTCATTTAATGTAATATCACATGTAGGCtccatttaataattatttaatttaaaacacaATGTAAGGTTACGAAATCTAAGGATGAACTAAAAATAAAGATTAAGCTTCAGTTTTAGCTTTTACAATAATACATCCATACGTTATACAAAAACTAGTGACGATTCAAAAACTAGTGATCACATCGCGATCTCTTCACACAAATCTACAACGacaatggaaaagaaaaaagaaaaaaaaaaaaaagggaaaaacgaACACGTCAAATAATGCGATTCTTGACGAAATTATCGATCAGAAACTTGTGTTAACAATAAACCTGGCGCTGGATGAATTCGTGATCTTAAACGAAGAGATTATGATATGAGTCAGTTTAATccaaagagagaagaagaaaaagaaaatcatataTTCCTCTTAATCCATCACTTCAACAGATAAATAATACGAATCGATCGAAGAATTAATCATACGAGTTTCCACCtccattcaaaatcaaattaaacaaacagaGGTCAGGTCACCACTCTGCATCTAATTCAAATTCTAATTCCATTCCATACCTCTGGCA
This region includes:
- the LOC120086549 gene encoding profilin-3, which codes for MSWQTYVDDHLMCDIEGNHLTSAAIIGHDASVWAQSSSFPQFKANEISAIMKDFDEPGSLAPTGLHLGGTKYMVIQGEPGAVVRGKKGAGGITVKKTEKAVIIGIYDEPVTPGQCNMVVERLGDYLIEQGL